A genome region from Rickettsiales endosymbiont of Stachyamoeba lipophora includes the following:
- a CDS encoding TrbG/VirB9 family P-type conjugative transfer protein — protein MKYYHKITLCLLALILPNLVSAEELHNPSQQGLKVDSRIKTFVYDESDIYKIVVHKGFQTSIELGSNEEVETISLGAPYAWTITPVGRRIFIKPHEENIHTNMSIITNKRSYQFEVLAKKPSNKIDDRLAYVVRFYYPSNNNNDQ, from the coding sequence ATGAAATATTACCATAAAATTACCTTATGTTTATTAGCGTTAATTTTACCTAATTTGGTAAGCGCTGAAGAATTACATAATCCATCCCAGCAGGGATTAAAAGTCGACTCTCGTATTAAAACTTTTGTATATGACGAAAGTGATATATACAAAATTGTAGTTCATAAAGGCTTTCAAACCAGCATTGAACTCGGTAGCAATGAAGAAGTAGAAACTATTTCTTTAGGGGCTCCTTATGCCTGGACTATTACACCGGTAGGTAGAAGAATTTTTATTAAGCCTCATGAAGAAAATATTCATACCAATATGTCAATCATTACCAATAAGAGATCATATCAATTTGAAGTTTTAGCGAAAAAACCTTCAAATAAAATTGATGATCGGCTTGCTTATGTGGTAAGATTTTACTATCCAAGCAACAATAATAATGATCAATAA
- the gpmI gene encoding 2,3-bisphosphoglycerate-independent phosphoglycerate mutase: protein MVTPINNKVILCVLDGLGISAEQESNAFYHARTPFFDYLFSHFPNSTLKASGTSVGLPATQMGNSEVGHMTIGAGRIIPQDLVLINEAITNQQIATNTTFKQVTDYLQSTQKSCHILGLISDGGIHSHQAHLFHLIEILAVNNIHIKLHLILDGRDTPPKSALASLATLHNLIEKYNTIEISSIAGRFYSMDRNKCYERTELAHLAITGASANKFSNAVDYITHQYAQNITDEFILPASNIQNKAIDEGDCLICFNFRADRIRQILASLVDPEFQEFKTQQNQFKYSISLVEYSQALSKFSQPIFKPQFISNNLSEIFARLGLKQLKIAESEKYAHVTYFFNGGVEASYPNEERILIPSPYIHTYDLQPEMSAFEITTELANQIKTDKFDFILVNFANTDMVGHSGNFQAGVKAVEVIDECLSKLVTVALEHGYTFIITADHGNIEKMSDNNQPHTSHTTNLVPLIIASNNLPNINLHNGTLAGIAPTILKIMGLPQPKEMTGKVLI, encoded by the coding sequence TTGGTAACACCCATTAATAATAAAGTAATTCTATGCGTGTTAGATGGACTTGGAATTTCTGCCGAACAAGAATCTAATGCCTTTTATCACGCACGCACTCCTTTTTTTGATTACTTATTTAGCCACTTCCCTAATTCAACCCTAAAAGCATCAGGCACTAGTGTAGGATTACCTGCTACCCAAATGGGTAATTCAGAAGTGGGGCACATGACCATTGGTGCAGGTAGAATCATCCCTCAAGATTTAGTACTAATAAATGAAGCCATAACTAATCAGCAAATTGCGACCAACACAACTTTTAAACAAGTAACTGATTATTTACAATCAACACAAAAATCTTGTCATATACTAGGGCTTATTTCAGATGGTGGTATTCATTCTCATCAAGCACATTTATTTCATCTTATAGAAATTTTAGCAGTAAATAATATTCATATTAAACTCCATTTAATTTTAGATGGTAGAGATACTCCACCTAAAAGTGCTCTTGCTTCCTTGGCTACACTTCATAATCTTATTGAAAAGTATAATACTATTGAAATCTCAAGCATTGCTGGCAGATTTTATAGCATGGATCGTAATAAGTGTTATGAGCGCACGGAACTTGCTCATCTTGCTATCACTGGAGCTTCAGCAAATAAATTTAGCAATGCTGTAGATTATATTACCCATCAATATGCACAAAACATTACTGATGAATTTATTCTACCAGCAAGCAACATTCAGAATAAAGCTATCGACGAGGGAGATTGCCTTATTTGCTTCAACTTTAGAGCCGATCGTATTAGGCAAATTCTTGCATCATTAGTTGATCCGGAGTTTCAAGAATTTAAAACTCAACAGAATCAATTTAAGTATAGCATTAGCTTAGTAGAATATTCTCAAGCACTAAGTAAATTTAGCCAGCCTATCTTTAAGCCGCAATTTATTTCTAATAACTTAAGTGAAATATTTGCACGCCTTGGATTAAAGCAACTTAAAATCGCTGAAAGCGAAAAATATGCTCACGTAACTTATTTCTTTAACGGTGGAGTAGAAGCTTCCTACCCTAATGAAGAACGTATTTTGATCCCCTCACCTTATATTCATACTTACGACTTACAACCGGAAATGTCAGCTTTCGAAATTACTACAGAACTTGCAAATCAAATTAAAACCGACAAATTTGATTTTATTTTAGTGAATTTTGCCAATACCGATATGGTAGGACATTCAGGAAACTTCCAAGCAGGAGTTAAGGCAGTTGAAGTTATTGATGAATGTTTATCAAAGCTAGTTACGGTAGCTTTAGAACATGGTTACACCTTTATTATTACAGCAGACCATGGTAATATTGAAAAAATGAGTGATAACAACCAACCTCATACCTCACACACTACCAATTTAGTACCGTTGATTATTGCAAGTAATAACTTACCAAATATCAACTTGCATAATGGCACACTTGCTGGTATTGCTCCTACAATATTAAAAATAATGGGGCTACCTCAACCCAAAGAGATGACCGGTAAGGTTCTAATTTAA
- a CDS encoding TrbI/VirB10 family protein, translated as MDNKQNLNNQNQELEQPEIEKGISPVAALPAKNIVVIVVFIAVIIFMIYMLFFSSSDENKNFDRPKLEQKIEAVKPPEEIETPLPSITSTVIEEPKITMPEITAPEVAPPPPPPPIIPQPAPAIETTASNFSFAPSKSAGNTTNNDQRKRSPMVVVGGSESSEARQAADKERLDSLVINSNFTPKRTTAEQVVATRIGDLTATIAQGKIIDAILESAINTDFPGYVRAIVSRDVYAEQGKKILVPKGSRLVGVYAAEIKSTQKRVMIAWNRLIRPDGIDIMLDSPSIDQIGRAGTEGVVDTKFFEIFTNALLMSIVNYAIAYQSETFQNKQAAKDPNISGIPSGSTTTTNGIDPATGKPITTTTEPYKPPSIKALDEGSKTMQDAAKKIVDGLLDERPTITIDQGTRIKVFVRKDLVFPNKYSGGATLLK; from the coding sequence ATGGATAACAAACAAAATTTAAATAATCAAAATCAGGAACTTGAGCAACCAGAGATCGAAAAAGGTATATCTCCTGTTGCCGCTCTTCCTGCAAAAAATATAGTAGTTATAGTTGTTTTTATAGCGGTTATAATCTTTATGATTTACATGCTGTTTTTTAGCAGTAGTGATGAAAATAAAAATTTTGATCGACCTAAACTTGAACAAAAAATTGAAGCTGTAAAACCACCTGAGGAAATAGAAACTCCTCTTCCTTCAATCACTTCTACTGTAATTGAAGAACCTAAAATTACTATGCCGGAAATTACTGCTCCTGAAGTAGCGCCGCCACCCCCTCCGCCTCCTATTATACCACAGCCAGCACCAGCTATAGAAACCACTGCTTCAAACTTTTCTTTTGCTCCAAGCAAATCAGCAGGCAATACTACAAATAATGATCAACGCAAACGTTCGCCAATGGTAGTGGTAGGTGGATCAGAAAGTTCAGAAGCGCGCCAAGCAGCTGATAAAGAGCGTTTAGATTCTTTGGTAATCAATTCCAATTTCACTCCCAAAAGAACCACAGCCGAGCAAGTGGTTGCTACCAGGATCGGAGATCTAACTGCTACTATAGCTCAAGGTAAAATAATTGATGCTATTCTTGAAAGTGCAATTAATACTGATTTTCCTGGTTATGTAAGGGCCATTGTAAGCCGTGATGTATATGCAGAACAGGGTAAAAAAATCCTAGTACCTAAAGGTTCTAGATTAGTGGGAGTTTATGCTGCGGAAATCAAGAGTACTCAAAAAAGAGTAATGATTGCGTGGAATAGGCTGATTCGCCCTGATGGTATTGATATCATGCTTGATTCTCCAAGCATTGACCAGATTGGACGTGCTGGCACAGAAGGAGTAGTTGATACTAAGTTCTTTGAAATATTTACCAATGCATTGCTAATGAGCATTGTAAACTACGCTATTGCTTATCAATCTGAAACTTTCCAGAACAAACAAGCAGCTAAAGATCCTAACATTAGCGGTATTCCTAGCGGTTCAACCACCACTACCAATGGTATCGATCCAGCAACTGGGAAACCTATTACCACTACTACCGAGCCATATAAACCACCATCAATTAAAGCTCTTGATGAGGGTTCTAAAACTATGCAGGATGCTGCTAAAAAAATAGTAGATGGCTTACTTGATGAAAGACCAACCATTACAATTGATCAAGGTACTAGAATCAAGGTGTTTGTTAGAAAAGATTTAGTATTCCCTAATAAATATAGTGGTGGAGCTACACTTCTTAAATAG
- a CDS encoding phosphate signaling complex PhoU family protein: MTNHLVHSFDKELADLIDILYNMAELAGQELEICTQAWSSPNVEYITRVNEIDTNVNKLDYSLEQKAYNLIALRQPVGIDLRMIVSSLRISVTIERIGDLAKNMTKRACKRISEVDQNIVKEIVIILQKLEAIYNLVKPLVKMENNNLSLQEVAQKAEEVIMIMRIEVAKLNNKIKENSQLIEEYLNILFAIKSMERLAESITKISRIHYYIQTGKKVLKHEISPVPNEI, from the coding sequence GTGACTAATCACCTGGTGCATTCTTTTGATAAGGAACTCGCAGATCTTATTGATATCCTATATAACATGGCAGAACTGGCAGGACAAGAGCTTGAAATTTGTACTCAAGCCTGGAGCAGCCCTAACGTGGAGTATATCACACGAGTGAATGAGATTGATACTAATGTTAACAAGCTTGATTATAGCTTAGAGCAAAAAGCATATAATTTAATAGCTTTACGCCAACCGGTGGGCATTGATCTTAGAATGATTGTTTCATCCCTTAGGATATCAGTTACCATTGAACGGATTGGTGATTTAGCTAAAAACATGACTAAACGTGCCTGCAAAAGAATTAGCGAAGTAGATCAAAATATTGTTAAAGAGATAGTTATTATCTTACAAAAACTTGAGGCTATATATAATTTAGTAAAACCTTTGGTTAAGATGGAAAACAACAATCTTAGCTTGCAGGAAGTTGCACAAAAAGCTGAAGAAGTTATAATGATAATGCGTATAGAAGTAGCCAAACTAAACAATAAAATTAAAGAAAACAGCCAGTTAATTGAAGAATATCTAAATATACTTTTTGCTATTAAATCAATGGAGAGACTTGCTGAAAGTATCACTAAGATTAGTCGCATTCATTATTATATTCAAACCGGCAAAAAAGTGCTTAAGCATGAGATCAGCCCTGTGCCGAATGAAATTTAA
- the rnc gene encoding ribonuclease III, translated as MILSDLAESLIKLTNNMVDINYIQTWAYKYLKYRFNNINLLVEALTHPSFEANNPKKIVKNYERLEFLGDTVLNLIVTEMLMQQFPHEKEGDLAKRRAQLVCCEMLAQVAETLNVPKALILSPHELEAGGNYNPNNLENCLEAIIGAIYIDSDLNSIKSFIKNNWEDCLVSMKEPPKDPKSALQEWAQKNNKPIPVYSIIDKNGLDHQPIFKIKVEIDNSFLPVIVEAKSRKIGERLAAIQALEQIKEQNG; from the coding sequence ATGATTCTATCAGATTTAGCCGAATCTTTAATAAAGTTAACTAACAACATGGTTGATATAAATTACATTCAAACATGGGCATATAAGTACTTAAAATACCGCTTTAATAACATTAATTTATTGGTGGAAGCTTTAACCCATCCCAGCTTTGAGGCCAATAACCCTAAAAAAATTGTTAAAAATTATGAAAGACTAGAATTTTTAGGGGACACAGTATTAAACTTGATAGTTACCGAAATGCTAATGCAGCAGTTTCCACATGAAAAAGAAGGGGATTTAGCCAAAAGAAGAGCACAGCTAGTATGTTGTGAGATGCTTGCTCAAGTAGCTGAAACTTTAAATGTGCCAAAAGCTTTAATTCTTTCTCCTCATGAACTAGAAGCTGGCGGAAATTACAATCCTAACAATCTAGAAAATTGTTTAGAAGCTATTATCGGTGCAATTTATATTGATAGCGATCTTAACAGCATTAAATCTTTCATTAAAAATAATTGGGAAGATTGCTTAGTTAGTATGAAAGAACCGCCTAAAGACCCAAAAAGCGCTTTACAAGAATGGGCACAAAAAAATAACAAGCCAATTCCTGTATATTCAATTATTGATAAAAACGGACTTGATCATCAGCCTATTTTTAAAATTAAAGTGGAAATTGATAACTCTTTTTTACCGGTGATTGTAGAAGCTAAATCTCGTAAAATTGGAGAAAGACTTGCTGCTATTCAGGCGCTTGAACAAATTAAAGAACAAAATGGATAA
- the tsaD gene encoding tRNA (adenosine(37)-N6)-threonylcarbamoyltransferase complex transferase subunit TsaD, translating to MKILGIESSCDETAVAIVDGERNILAHNILSQIAEHSPFGGVVPEIAARSHLSFIEDLINTTLKDANLTLEQIDGIAVTAGPGLIGGVIVGVMVAKALAAVTQKPFLAINHLEGHALTCRLTHDVDYPFLLLLVSGGHCQILLVKNLANYELLGSTMDDSIGEAFDKVAKMMDLGYPGGPEVEQKALKGDPFKYNFPKSMVGKDHLNFSFSGLKTAVKRTIDSLTSLTEQDINDICASFQYTCGEIIKDRIIRALEHNIANNIEVNVLVVAGGVAANKYLQNILAGIANNYNIELIAPPLKLCTDNAAMIAWAGVERLKSGLINDLSFEPMATWPLEKLNVLS from the coding sequence ATGAAAATCCTAGGCATAGAATCAAGCTGCGATGAAACAGCAGTAGCAATAGTAGATGGTGAGCGTAATATTCTTGCCCATAATATTCTTTCCCAAATTGCAGAACATTCACCGTTTGGCGGAGTGGTACCAGAGATTGCAGCAAGAAGCCACTTAAGCTTTATTGAAGATTTAATTAATACTACCTTAAAAGATGCCAATCTCACATTAGAGCAAATTGATGGTATTGCAGTAACTGCAGGCCCTGGTCTTATTGGCGGAGTAATAGTAGGAGTGATGGTTGCAAAAGCATTGGCAGCTGTAACGCAAAAACCTTTTTTAGCAATTAACCATCTTGAAGGACACGCTCTAACTTGCAGGCTTACTCATGATGTTGATTATCCCTTTTTACTGTTATTAGTTTCTGGAGGACATTGCCAGATTTTGCTAGTAAAAAATCTTGCGAATTATGAATTACTAGGCTCAACTATGGATGATTCAATTGGCGAGGCTTTCGATAAAGTCGCTAAAATGATGGATTTAGGCTATCCTGGTGGCCCAGAGGTTGAGCAAAAAGCTTTAAAGGGTGATCCGTTTAAATATAATTTCCCTAAATCAATGGTTGGAAAAGATCATTTAAACTTTTCTTTCTCAGGTCTGAAAACTGCTGTTAAACGAACCATCGATAGTTTAACAAGCCTAACAGAGCAAGATATAAATGATATTTGTGCTTCTTTTCAATATACTTGTGGTGAAATTATAAAAGATAGAATTATCCGAGCTTTAGAACATAACATTGCTAATAATATTGAAGTTAATGTTTTAGTAGTAGCAGGCGGAGTGGCTGCCAATAAATATTTACAAAATATTTTAGCAGGCATTGCGAATAATTATAATATTGAACTTATAGCCCCTCCTCTTAAATTATGTACGGATAATGCCGCAATGATTGCTTGGGCGGGCGTAGAAAGACTTAAATCAGGACTAATTAATGATTTAAGTTTTGAACCAATGGCTACCTGGCCATTAGAAAAACTTAATGTTTTATCATAA
- the era gene encoding GTPase Era, whose translation MQQHKFGTIAIIGCPNAGKSTLLNNLVGSKISIVSPKVQTTRSIIRGIACNDYSQILFIDTPGIFAPKRDLERKIVRTAWSGVRSAEFGLVVIDATTGLNDEFNELIKRMDNKDLTLYIAINKIDIVTQTKLNDLTSQIENLNIFKKIYKISALNNKNTQAMLGEFFEMMPEGEWQFEEDELTDAPSKFIAAEATREQIFLLLEQELPYSCGVETEQFEEQEDGSLKINQIIYVMKDSHKPIVIGNKGSMIKKIGTRARMQLSKIFERSVHLYLFVKVKDDWLNDMDELMIS comes from the coding sequence ATGCAACAACATAAATTTGGTACTATTGCCATTATAGGCTGCCCTAATGCAGGAAAATCAACTTTACTTAACAATCTTGTGGGTAGTAAAATATCAATTGTATCTCCTAAAGTACAAACCACCCGTTCCATTATTCGTGGAATAGCTTGTAATGATTATTCACAAATTTTATTTATTGATACTCCTGGTATTTTTGCTCCCAAACGTGATTTAGAACGTAAAATAGTACGTACGGCTTGGAGTGGCGTTCGTTCAGCAGAATTTGGTCTGGTAGTAATTGATGCAACTACTGGGCTTAATGATGAATTTAATGAGCTCATAAAACGTATGGATAATAAAGATTTAACCCTTTATATTGCCATCAACAAAATAGATATAGTAACCCAAACTAAACTCAATGACCTTACCAGCCAGATTGAAAATTTAAACATCTTTAAAAAGATTTATAAAATTTCCGCTTTAAATAATAAAAATACTCAAGCAATGCTAGGTGAGTTTTTTGAAATGATGCCAGAGGGTGAATGGCAATTTGAAGAAGATGAACTAACTGATGCACCCAGCAAATTTATTGCGGCCGAAGCTACTCGAGAACAAATTTTTCTATTACTTGAACAAGAACTTCCATATTCCTGTGGAGTAGAGACAGAACAATTTGAGGAGCAAGAGGATGGTTCGTTAAAAATCAATCAAATTATTTATGTTATGAAAGATTCCCATAAACCAATTGTAATTGGCAATAAAGGTTCGATGATTAAAAAGATTGGCACCAGGGCAAGAATGCAACTATCTAAAATCTTTGAACGCTCAGTTCATCTTTATTTATTTGTCAAAGTTAAGGATGATTGGTTAAATGATATGGACGAATTAATGATTAGCTAA
- the virB11 gene encoding P-type DNA transfer ATPase VirB11, producing MSNFTALETYLAPFYNIFNEEGVSEISVNRPKEAWVEKRGDIRKEELPELDLEHLKALARLVAQSTEQQISEEMPLLSATLPNGFRIQVVIPPASEPGTVAMSIRKGAQEVYTLQKYKEMGAFENTAIENQIDPLDDELNHHLNNHQIHDFLAKAIKGKKNIIISGGTSTGKTTFTNAALLEIPKTERLITCEDAREVILPTHHNKVHLLASKGGQGRAKVTIQDLIEACLRLRPDRIIVGELRGAEAFSFLRAINTGHPGSISTLHADTPNMALEQLKLMVMQAGLGMPPAEVREYIRAVVDIVVQLKRGSGGKRYISEIYFKNRK from the coding sequence ATGAGTAACTTCACTGCGCTTGAAACCTACTTAGCTCCCTTCTATAATATTTTTAATGAAGAAGGTGTGTCTGAAATCTCGGTTAATCGCCCTAAGGAAGCTTGGGTTGAGAAGCGCGGTGATATTCGTAAAGAAGAGCTGCCAGAACTTGATTTAGAACATTTAAAAGCTTTAGCTCGCCTGGTTGCGCAATCGACTGAACAGCAAATTAGCGAAGAGATGCCTCTTTTATCAGCAACTTTGCCAAATGGTTTTAGGATTCAAGTAGTAATACCGCCTGCATCCGAACCTGGCACTGTAGCCATGTCCATTCGTAAAGGTGCCCAAGAAGTATATACTTTACAGAAATATAAAGAAATGGGGGCTTTTGAAAATACCGCCATTGAAAATCAAATCGATCCGCTTGATGATGAGCTGAACCATCACTTAAACAATCATCAAATTCACGATTTTTTAGCTAAAGCAATTAAAGGCAAAAAGAATATTATTATAAGCGGCGGTACTTCTACCGGTAAAACTACTTTTACCAATGCTGCTTTGCTGGAAATTCCTAAAACTGAGCGCTTAATTACCTGTGAGGATGCACGCGAGGTAATACTGCCTACCCATCACAATAAAGTTCATCTGCTTGCTTCTAAAGGTGGCCAGGGACGTGCTAAAGTTACTATCCAAGATTTAATTGAAGCCTGCCTAAGGCTTAGACCGGATCGGATTATTGTAGGTGAATTACGGGGCGCTGAAGCGTTTAGCTTCTTACGTGCTATTAATACTGGTCATCCAGGTTCCATTTCTACTTTACACGCCGATACTCCTAATATGGCGCTTGAACAGCTCAAATTAATGGTGATGCAAGCGGGACTGGGTATGCCTCCAGCTGAAGTACGTGAATATATTAGAGCTGTGGTGGATATAGTAGTGCAACTAAAACGCGGTTCA
- a CDS encoding virB8 family protein — protein MLSKLKNKQELTVKSEDVVGEIKNWYYDRYSIVLLQRNLLVIVLIIVALGCLVGVIYLREISLSRTIKPFVIQVEDNTGITTVVDSVSSSNIITRNESIKNYFVIKYIRARETYSEADYKENYDNIARILSSQDVYLTFRRYIGDEKRSPITKYADKTVTTMQVRSIQYNDQGDVATVRFKLDEAGRLNGSYNKIATVKFSISPMTVSKEEMFINPIGFKVTSYRVDDEILP, from the coding sequence ATGTTAAGTAAATTAAAAAACAAACAAGAACTGACTGTAAAGAGCGAAGACGTAGTAGGTGAAATTAAAAACTGGTATTACGATCGCTACTCTATTGTATTATTACAACGTAATTTGTTAGTAATAGTGTTAATCATTGTTGCTTTAGGTTGTTTGGTAGGAGTTATATATTTAAGGGAGATAAGTTTATCACGCACGATTAAACCATTTGTGATTCAAGTAGAAGACAATACTGGAATTACTACCGTGGTAGATAGCGTTTCATCTTCAAATATTATTACTCGTAATGAATCCATCAAAAATTACTTTGTGATAAAATATATTAGAGCACGGGAAACTTATAGTGAAGCAGATTACAAAGAAAATTACGATAACATAGCCCGTATACTTTCCTCACAAGATGTGTATTTAACATTTAGAAGATATATTGGTGATGAAAAAAGAAGCCCCATAACTAAGTATGCAGATAAAACTGTTACCACAATGCAAGTTAGATCAATACAGTATAATGATCAAGGTGATGTAGCAACAGTAAGGTTTAAATTAGATGAAGCAGGTAGGCTTAACGGATCATACAATAAAATTGCTACGGTTAAGTTTTCCATTAGCCCAATGACTGTTTCAAAGGAAGAAATGTTTATCAATCCAATTGGATTTAAAGTAACTTCATATAGAGTAGATGATGAAATATTACCATAA
- the lepB gene encoding signal peptidase I, which translates to MSFKIARVKKVIIENIKSLGAAVIFAILIRSFIVEPFQIPSSSMKPNLLIGDFLFVSKYSYGFSRHSFPFSIVPIKGRIFNFNQPERGDVIVFRGVENPNKFYIKRLIGLAGDKVQMINGVLYINNQPVNKIYAGTFSDNEFQNVKMYNEELSTKKIHLTLDLEEQGILDNTKVYEVPEGYLFMMGDNRDGSNDSRWELGYIPYENIIGRAEFIFFSIDGKFLEFWKWYDSIRFSRIFNKVN; encoded by the coding sequence ATGAGTTTTAAAATAGCACGTGTAAAAAAAGTAATTATTGAAAATATTAAATCTTTAGGGGCAGCAGTTATTTTTGCCATTTTAATTCGTTCCTTTATAGTTGAACCTTTTCAAATCCCTTCTAGCTCGATGAAACCTAACTTACTTATTGGAGATTTTTTATTCGTAAGTAAATATAGTTACGGGTTTAGCCGTCATTCCTTCCCTTTTAGCATCGTGCCTATTAAAGGAAGAATATTTAATTTTAATCAGCCTGAACGTGGCGATGTAATTGTATTTAGAGGGGTGGAAAATCCTAATAAATTTTATATTAAACGTCTTATAGGGCTTGCTGGTGATAAAGTACAGATGATTAATGGAGTGCTTTATATTAACAATCAACCTGTTAATAAAATTTATGCTGGAACTTTTTCTGATAATGAATTCCAAAATGTTAAAATGTACAATGAAGAATTATCCACTAAAAAAATTCATTTAACCCTTGATCTTGAAGAGCAAGGAATTTTAGACAATACCAAAGTATATGAGGTGCCAGAAGGATATCTTTTCATGATGGGTGACAACCGTGACGGTTCTAATGACAGTAGATGGGAACTTGGTTATATTCCTTATGAAAATATAATAGGCCGTGCAGAATTTATTTTCTTTTCAATAGATGGAAAATTTTTAGAATTCTGGAAATGGTATGATTCTATCAGATTTAGCCGAATCTTTAATAAAGTTAACTAA